CGAACGGGTGCAGGCCGTACCGCTCCTGCAGGAACTGGTACAGGGACCCGGAGAGCGCCTCCGGCGGCAGCGCCGGCACGAGCCGCGTGGACAGGTGCGTCGTCTCGACAGCCATCGGCTCCCCGTCCGCGAGCCGCAGGCGCCGCACGCGCCACACGGGGAAGGACGGCGCCTCGTCCAGCCGCCGGGCGATGTCGCCCGGCGCCGGCACCTGGCCGAACTCGAGGATCTGGGACGACGCGGTGAAGCCGCGGCGCGCCATGTCCTCGGTGAAGCTCGTCAGTTCCAGCCCGTGCTCGATCTTCCGCGCCTCCGCCACGAACGTCCCGGCCCCCCGGCGCCGCTCGAGCAACCCCTCGTCCGCGAGCTGGTCCAACGCCTGGCGCACCGTCATGCGGCTGACGCCGTAGTGCTGGGCCAGCTCGCGCTCGGAGGGGAGCGCGTCGCCCGGCTTGAGCGTCCGGGATTCGATGGCCTCGCGGATGTGGTCGACGATCTGCACGTAGATGGGGAGGGGGAGCTTCGGGTTCAACGGCGGAAGGCGGAGCGTCGTCCCGGACATGACGCACCCCCAGAGGGGACAAGGGCTAGATGTCTAGTCCACTGGATCCACGATTCGCGGCGCGCCCGGCGATTCCTGCCTTGTCCCGTCGTGGTACCCTTCCGCCAGGAGGTCGTCCCCGTGTCTTCGTCGGAACCGGTTCACATTCCGCCGCCCGGCGCGGCCGTCACCGTCACCCGTGTCCAGATCCGCTCGACGGACGTCGACGCCATGGGCCACGTCAACAACGCCGTGTATTTCGAGTACCTGGAGCAGGCGCGCATCGACCACCTCCGGCGGCTCCTGGTCCTGCCGCCGCCCGAGGGGCGGCGGCCGTACGCCGGCGTGATGGTCGTCGCCGAGGCGCGCTGCCGCTACCGCGCACCGCTCTACTTCGGCGACGACCTGCGCATCGAGACGTGGACCACGGAAGTGCGGCGCCGCAGCTTCAAGCTCGCGTACCGGCTGTACACCGCGGCCGACCCGGCCAGAACCGTGGCCGAGGCCGAGACGGCGCAGGTGTGGATCGACGCCGACGGGCGCGCAGCCGTCATGCCGGACCCGGTGAGGCAGAAGCTGGAAGAATCCATTCCGGCGACGTGATCGCGCGTCTTGCGATCCGTTGCGCCGCCCTTGCACGGCCGCTAAAGTATCGTCAGTGCACCGCCGAAGGGGGTCCGCCGGTTGCGCCGGATCGTCGACTTTTGCCTGCGGAACACGCTCGCTGTCATTCTTGCGTTCGTTTTTCTCCTGGGATTTGGCTCGTTCACGGCGACGCGGATGAACCAGGAGGAGATGCCGGCCGTCGACATCCCCTT
This DNA window, taken from Clostridia bacterium, encodes the following:
- a CDS encoding GntR family transcriptional regulator, which translates into the protein MSGTTLRLPPLNPKLPLPIYVQIVDHIREAIESRTLKPGDALPSERELAQHYGVSRMTVRQALDQLADEGLLERRRGAGTFVAEARKIEHGLELTSFTEDMARRGFTASSQILEFGQVPAPGDIARRLDEAPSFPVWRVRRLRLADGEPMAVETTHLSTRLVPALPPEALSGSLYQFLQERYGLHPFEAEQSYEASLARAGDADLLGIRVGAPVLFVSRTTMDVRLRPFEYVRSVYRADRYRLTIHLTRRPRPWGR
- a CDS encoding acyl-CoA thioesterase is translated as MSSSEPVHIPPPGAAVTVTRVQIRSTDVDAMGHVNNAVYFEYLEQARIDHLRRLLVLPPPEGRRPYAGVMVVAEARCRYRAPLYFGDDLRIETWTTEVRRRSFKLAYRLYTAADPARTVAEAETAQVWIDADGRAAVMPDPVRQKLEESIPAT